In the Streptomyces sp. 840.1 genome, one interval contains:
- a CDS encoding serine hydrolase → MTTHHAAARRRILEQGRGRGLYSGAAWSLGDANGPYDRGWTGTRAHGGTPLDGTDLWDLASVTKPIVGLVVMALVERGVLGLDDSVGHHLDRYRDSPHAARTVAQLLDHTSGLPGGVPLYREHPTRESLLTALGVLERGTEPGTHVAYSSQGFILLGLIAEQAANRSLDALLADLVSTPAGLPDLCFRPGTERRARAVATEDCPWRGRTVTGEVHDENAVVLGGVAGHAGLFATLTDMEGLARALLGGGPPLLAPDTLALMTAPRTDHLNLRRSLAWQGTDPHTSPVGDTFGPASYGHTGFTGTSLWIDPEAGRYAILLANRVHPHRAERGFAPLRREFHDVPAGR, encoded by the coding sequence ATGACCACCCACCACGCCGCGGCGCGGCGGCGCATCCTCGAACAGGGGCGGGGGCGCGGCCTGTACTCGGGCGCGGCCTGGTCCCTGGGTGACGCGAACGGCCCCTACGACCGGGGCTGGACCGGAACCCGCGCCCACGGCGGCACACCCCTGGACGGCACCGACCTGTGGGACCTCGCATCGGTGACCAAGCCGATCGTGGGCCTCGTCGTCATGGCCCTCGTCGAGCGGGGCGTACTCGGCCTCGACGACTCGGTCGGCCATCACCTGGACCGCTACCGGGACAGCCCGCACGCCGCCCGCACCGTCGCCCAACTCCTCGACCACACCTCGGGCCTGCCCGGCGGCGTCCCCCTCTACCGCGAGCACCCCACCCGCGAATCGCTGCTCACCGCGCTCGGCGTCCTGGAGCGCGGCACCGAACCGGGCACCCATGTCGCCTACTCCTCCCAGGGGTTCATCCTGCTCGGCCTGATCGCCGAACAGGCCGCGAACCGGAGCCTGGACGCCCTGCTGGCCGACCTCGTCAGCACCCCCGCCGGGCTCCCCGACCTCTGCTTCAGGCCGGGGACAGAACGGCGGGCCCGTGCGGTGGCCACCGAGGACTGCCCCTGGCGCGGCCGGACCGTGACCGGTGAGGTGCACGACGAGAACGCCGTCGTGCTCGGCGGCGTCGCGGGCCACGCCGGCCTCTTCGCCACCCTCACCGACATGGAAGGGCTCGCGCGCGCCCTCCTCGGCGGCGGCCCGCCGCTGCTCGCACCGGACACCCTCGCGCTGATGACCGCGCCCCGCACCGACCACCTGAACCTGCGACGGTCCCTGGCCTGGCAGGGAACCGACCCGCACACCTCGCCCGTGGGTGACACCTTCGGCCCGGCCTCGTACGGTCACACCGGTTTCACCGGCACCAGCCTGTGGATCGACCCGGAGGCGGGCCGCTACGCGATCCTGCTGGCCAACCGCGTCCACCCGCACCGGGCCGAACGCGGATTCGCCCCCCTGCGAAGGGAGTTCCACGACGTCCCGGCCGGCCGATGA
- a CDS encoding helix-turn-helix domain-containing protein, which produces MSSSTTPVQLFLLGRTLMKIGEEALPDLPPGADTHRVGTRAALVVLSDLLGHPDTSVSAIAVRTGLPQSQVSGAVARLKDAGFIVTAPDPADGRRQLIRRAPQVSGRVSEVRASRIDDALATALGTDDPGRLREVADALDVLARHLTPEAAGRLRS; this is translated from the coding sequence ATGAGTTCCTCGACGACCCCGGTCCAGCTGTTCCTCCTCGGGCGGACCCTCATGAAGATCGGCGAGGAGGCCCTCCCCGATCTGCCTCCGGGTGCCGACACTCACCGCGTCGGCACCCGTGCGGCCCTCGTCGTACTGAGTGACCTCCTCGGCCACCCGGACACCTCGGTCAGCGCGATCGCGGTGCGCACGGGCCTGCCCCAGAGTCAGGTGTCGGGCGCCGTGGCCCGGCTGAAGGACGCGGGTTTCATCGTGACCGCGCCCGACCCGGCCGACGGCAGAAGGCAGTTGATCCGCCGGGCGCCCCAGGTGTCCGGGCGGGTCTCCGAGGTGCGGGCGTCCCGGATCGACGACGCGCTGGCCACCGCACTCGGCACGGACGACCCCGGGCGGCTGCGCGAGGTCGCGGATGCCCTCGACGTGCTCGCCCGCCACCTCACCCCCGAGGCGGCGGGCCGCCTGCGGTCGTGA
- a CDS encoding MGH1-like glycoside hydrolase domain-containing protein → MQPQEHQGGLPRRRLLRAGAVLGLAAAGVANASPGHAATRAAAGPPGIEFGGGQDQLLGAAYRSACHNLLDINTVPYDPAEYNQTGLMTDSPGTFIRAGGGYEQPWTRDASVNSWNAASLLTPDVARNTLWAVCRRQDDGTLIVQQDNQWWDQIVWAVAARHHYLVTGDREFLTDACQAAVNTLRADRDQHFNESYGLFEGPAFLQDGIAGYPAPPADPDNPSSFVLDHPGTDRMMCLSTNCLFHAGYLATAEMAQETGDPRTAREFRLAAARLRTAINAHLWRPGAGTYGYFIHGAGDRAGRLETYQEANGLAFAVLCGVASRSQARTVLDRTHHSPHGVVNVWPHFDRFDDAHPGRHNAIVWPMTVGMWGHAAAAGGRTDLLARAVTDVASLEHRDGHFWEIHNAITGAVDGGWQNARQWGSEPDQTWSATGYLRLIHQGVFGIRHERDGIRFTPNLPHGWGPVTLHDVPYRDMTLDITLTGSGRRVASSTVDGHHRSAVPAGLRGRHRVRIELR, encoded by the coding sequence ATGCAACCGCAGGAGCACCAGGGCGGACTGCCGCGGCGGCGGCTGCTCCGGGCAGGCGCCGTACTCGGTCTGGCGGCGGCCGGGGTGGCCAACGCGTCACCCGGCCACGCGGCCACGCGGGCGGCGGCCGGGCCCCCCGGCATCGAGTTCGGCGGCGGGCAGGACCAACTGCTCGGCGCCGCCTACCGGTCCGCGTGCCACAACCTGCTGGACATCAACACCGTCCCGTACGACCCGGCCGAGTACAACCAGACCGGCCTGATGACGGACTCGCCCGGAACGTTCATCCGGGCGGGCGGCGGATACGAGCAGCCGTGGACCCGCGACGCGTCGGTCAACTCCTGGAACGCCGCCAGCCTCCTGACACCGGACGTAGCGCGCAACACCCTGTGGGCGGTGTGCCGGCGGCAGGACGACGGCACGCTGATCGTGCAGCAGGACAACCAGTGGTGGGACCAGATCGTGTGGGCGGTCGCCGCCCGGCACCACTATCTGGTCACCGGGGACCGCGAGTTCCTCACCGACGCCTGCCAGGCCGCCGTCAACACCCTCCGGGCCGACCGCGATCAGCACTTCAACGAGAGCTACGGCCTCTTCGAGGGACCCGCGTTCCTCCAGGACGGGATCGCCGGCTACCCCGCCCCGCCCGCCGATCCCGACAACCCCTCCTCGTTCGTCCTCGACCACCCGGGCACGGACAGGATGATGTGCCTGTCCACCAACTGCCTCTTCCACGCCGGGTACCTCGCCACCGCCGAGATGGCACAGGAGACCGGCGACCCGCGCACCGCAAGGGAGTTCCGGCTGGCCGCCGCCCGGCTGCGCACGGCGATCAACGCCCACCTCTGGCGGCCCGGCGCGGGCACCTACGGCTACTTCATCCACGGCGCGGGCGACCGGGCGGGCCGGCTGGAGACGTACCAGGAGGCCAACGGCCTCGCGTTCGCCGTGCTGTGCGGGGTGGCCTCCCGGAGCCAGGCGCGTACGGTCCTGGACCGGACCCATCACTCCCCGCACGGCGTGGTCAACGTGTGGCCGCACTTCGACCGTTTCGACGATGCGCACCCCGGCCGCCACAACGCGATCGTGTGGCCGATGACGGTCGGGATGTGGGGGCACGCGGCGGCGGCGGGCGGCCGGACGGACCTGCTGGCCCGCGCGGTCACCGACGTCGCCTCCCTCGAACACCGGGACGGCCACTTCTGGGAGATCCACAACGCGATCACGGGCGCGGTGGACGGCGGCTGGCAGAACGCCCGGCAGTGGGGTTCCGAGCCGGACCAGACCTGGTCGGCCACGGGCTACCTGCGCCTCATCCACCAGGGCGTCTTCGGTATCCGGCACGAGCGGGACGGGATCCGGTTCACCCCGAACCTGCCGCACGGATGGGGTCCGGTGACCCTGCACGACGTGCCCTACCGTGACATGACGCTGGATATCACCCTCACCGGCTCGGGCCGCCGGGTGGCCTCGTCGACCGTCGACGGGCACCACCGCAGCGCGGTCCCGGCCGGGCTGCGGGGGCGGCACCGGGTACGTATCGAACTGCGCTGA
- a CDS encoding cytosine permease, with product MAAEDLVERRSIDVVPDGERHGRAFSQFTLWLGANLQITAVVTGALAVVFGGDVVWSAVGLLLGNLLGGAVMALHSAQGPKLGLPQMIQSRAQFGVRGAVVPLLLVVLMYVGFFASGSVLAGQATAQLTHTDDTTGIIVFAVITAVVAAVGYRVIHVLGRVASVVCALAFIYLGIRLLDRVDLSALLGDAHFGLPMFLLAVSLSASWQLAFGPYVADYSRYLPRATSGRATFWWTLSGSAIGSQWSMTFGVLVAASAGDAFLSDQVGYVVGLGGAGLIASFLYFVIAFGKLTINVLNTYGGFMSMVTGISGFRGQKTLSPRGRAAYIAVIMVAGTVVALLGKDSFLTSFKDFLLFLLTFFTPWSAINLVDYYLISRERYDIPALSDPGGRYGAWRWDALTVYGVGVLAQLPFLATNFYTGPLVDPLGGADISWIVGLVIPAAVYWLLARRDTSHVPEETRYTLAPPR from the coding sequence ATGGCAGCTGAAGACCTGGTGGAGCGCCGCTCCATCGACGTCGTCCCGGACGGCGAACGGCACGGCAGAGCGTTCAGTCAGTTCACCCTCTGGCTCGGCGCGAACCTGCAGATCACCGCGGTCGTCACCGGCGCGCTCGCCGTCGTCTTCGGCGGCGACGTGGTGTGGTCGGCCGTCGGCCTCCTGCTGGGCAATCTGCTCGGCGGCGCCGTCATGGCCCTGCACTCCGCACAGGGGCCGAAGCTCGGCCTGCCCCAGATGATCCAGTCCCGCGCCCAGTTCGGGGTGCGCGGCGCGGTCGTTCCCCTCCTCCTGGTCGTCCTGATGTACGTGGGCTTCTTCGCGTCCGGCAGCGTCCTCGCCGGACAGGCCACCGCGCAGCTCACGCACACCGACGACACCACGGGCATCATCGTCTTCGCGGTGATCACGGCGGTGGTGGCGGCGGTCGGCTACCGCGTGATCCACGTCCTGGGGCGGGTGGCGAGCGTGGTCTGCGCGCTGGCCTTCATCTACCTGGGCATCCGGCTCCTGGACCGGGTGGACCTGTCGGCGCTGCTCGGGGACGCGCACTTCGGTCTGCCGATGTTCCTGCTCGCGGTGTCGCTCTCGGCGTCCTGGCAGCTCGCCTTCGGGCCGTACGTCGCGGACTACTCGCGCTATCTGCCTCGTGCGACGTCCGGCCGGGCCACGTTCTGGTGGACGCTGTCGGGATCGGCCATCGGCTCGCAGTGGTCGATGACGTTCGGGGTGCTCGTGGCGGCGAGCGCGGGGGACGCGTTCCTCTCCGACCAGGTCGGATACGTCGTCGGCCTGGGCGGTGCGGGGCTGATCGCGTCGTTCCTCTACTTCGTGATCGCGTTCGGCAAGCTGACCATCAACGTGCTCAACACCTACGGCGGCTTCATGTCGATGGTGACCGGCATCAGCGGATTCCGCGGCCAGAAGACGCTGTCGCCGCGCGGCAGGGCCGCGTACATCGCGGTGATCATGGTGGCGGGGACGGTCGTGGCGCTCCTGGGCAAGGACAGCTTCCTGACGTCCTTCAAGGACTTCCTGCTGTTCCTGCTGACGTTCTTCACGCCCTGGTCCGCGATCAACCTGGTCGACTACTACCTGATCTCGCGGGAGCGGTACGACATCCCGGCGCTTTCCGACCCCGGGGGCCGCTACGGCGCCTGGCGCTGGGACGCGCTCACGGTCTACGGGGTGGGTGTGCTCGCGCAGCTCCCGTTCCTCGCGACGAACTTCTACACGGGGCCGCTGGTGGATCCGCTGGGCGGCGCGGACATCTCCTGGATCGTGGGCCTGGTGATCCCCGCCGCCGTGTACTGGCTGCTGGCCCGCCGCGACACGTCGCACGTTCCGGAGGAGACGCGGTACACCCTGGCGCCTCCCCGGTAG
- a CDS encoding ABC transporter substrate-binding protein, with translation MNRRNLLGGLLAAASVPVLASCSSGVTSLDGQGSGGGGGGSSKDGVTIGTANFTENQVLGHLYAAALEAAGVKTTVRPNLGTREILIPALKGGDIDLLPEYQGALLHYLDTKSRAAEEGEMQNALAMALPAGLQVLPYGRAEDSDAFVVTRETAAEYGLKSLADLARHNGKLVIGAAPEVKKREVGAVGLKDVYGVEFKEFKSLDSSGPLVKGALKKGDVDVANLFTTDTDIAAEHWVVLTDPKNLVPGQHIVPLIADRKADSTVRKALARLGNALTTEDLTELNRLVDKDKKDPEDVAGDWAARHGIK, from the coding sequence ATGAACCGCAGAAACCTCCTCGGCGGACTCCTCGCCGCCGCTTCCGTCCCCGTGCTCGCCTCCTGCAGCAGCGGCGTCACCTCCCTCGACGGGCAGGGGTCCGGCGGCGGGGGCGGGGGCTCCAGCAAGGACGGCGTCACCATCGGCACCGCCAACTTCACCGAGAACCAGGTCCTCGGCCACCTCTACGCCGCCGCGCTCGAAGCGGCCGGCGTGAAGACCACGGTCCGCCCCAACCTGGGCACCCGCGAGATCCTCATCCCCGCGCTCAAGGGCGGCGACATCGACCTCCTGCCCGAGTACCAGGGCGCCCTGCTGCACTACCTCGACACGAAGTCGAGGGCCGCGGAGGAGGGCGAGATGCAGAACGCCCTCGCCATGGCCCTGCCGGCGGGTCTGCAGGTCCTGCCCTACGGCCGCGCCGAGGACTCCGACGCGTTCGTCGTCACCCGGGAGACCGCCGCCGAGTACGGGCTCAAGTCACTCGCGGACCTCGCCCGGCACAACGGCAAGCTCGTCATCGGCGCGGCGCCCGAGGTGAAGAAGCGCGAGGTCGGCGCGGTGGGCCTCAAGGACGTGTACGGCGTGGAGTTCAAGGAGTTCAAGTCCCTCGACTCCTCGGGGCCGCTGGTCAAGGGCGCTCTGAAGAAGGGGGACGTGGACGTCGCGAACCTCTTCACCACCGACACCGACATCGCCGCCGAGCACTGGGTCGTGCTCACCGACCCCAAGAACCTGGTCCCGGGCCAGCACATCGTCCCGCTCATCGCCGACCGCAAGGCCGACTCGACGGTCCGCAAGGCGCTCGCCCGCCTCGGCAACGCGCTGACGACCGAGGACCTCACCGAGCTGAACCGCCTGGTGGACAAGGACAAGAAGGACCCCGAGGACGTCGCGGGCGACTGGGCGGCACGGCACGGCATCAAGTAG
- a CDS encoding ABC transporter permease, protein MYELFKNLGAWLVSSEQWTGPDGIGHRLAEHLQYSVLATLIAAAIALPVGLLIGHTGRGAFLAINLSSFGRALPTVGLVVLVFLASGLSMWPVYIALVALAVPSIVTNTYAGMSAVDPEVRDAARGQGMRWHQVLFQVELPLALPLIMTGLRLALIQVVATATIAAYVSFGGLGRYVFDGLAQRDLVQVLGGAVLVAVVAVVLDLALSALQRALFRNRPAKST, encoded by the coding sequence ATGTACGAACTCTTCAAGAACCTCGGCGCCTGGCTGGTCAGCAGTGAGCAGTGGACCGGGCCCGACGGTATCGGCCACCGCCTCGCCGAACACCTCCAGTACTCAGTCCTCGCCACCCTGATCGCCGCCGCCATCGCACTGCCGGTCGGCCTGCTCATCGGACACACCGGTCGCGGTGCCTTCCTCGCGATCAACCTCTCCAGCTTCGGACGCGCGCTGCCCACGGTCGGGCTCGTCGTGCTGGTCTTCCTGGCCAGCGGCCTCTCGATGTGGCCGGTCTACATCGCCCTGGTGGCGCTCGCCGTGCCCTCCATCGTCACCAACACCTACGCCGGGATGTCCGCCGTCGACCCCGAGGTCCGGGACGCGGCGCGCGGCCAGGGCATGCGCTGGCACCAGGTCCTTTTTCAGGTCGAACTGCCCCTCGCGCTCCCCCTGATCATGACCGGGCTCAGACTCGCCCTCATCCAGGTCGTCGCGACGGCCACCATCGCCGCGTACGTCTCCTTCGGGGGCCTCGGCCGGTACGTCTTCGACGGGCTCGCCCAGCGCGACCTCGTACAGGTACTCGGCGGAGCCGTGCTCGTGGCCGTCGTCGCCGTCGTCCTGGACCTCGCGCTCTCCGCCCTGCAACGCGCCCTCTTCCGCAACCGCCCCGCCAAGTCGACCTAG
- a CDS encoding ABC transporter permease, whose protein sequence is MSVDWSWISDHSGDLTSLAVSHLQAALTAVLLGLLVSLPLAVLAHRVRRLRGLLLGLSNVLFTIPSIAVFVLLLPVSGLTRTTTVTGLTIYTLVVLLRNTVEGLDSVPARTKEAAKAMGTRPLRTLLTVEFPLALPVIMAGVRIATVMAISLVSVATYIGDGGLGQLFTDGFQRNFPTPVIVGVVLTLLLALVADAVLVALQYVLTPWTRRQKQGA, encoded by the coding sequence GTGAGCGTCGACTGGTCGTGGATATCCGACCACTCCGGCGATCTCACCAGCCTGGCCGTCTCCCACCTCCAGGCCGCCCTCACCGCCGTACTCCTGGGCCTGCTCGTCTCGCTCCCCCTGGCGGTGCTCGCGCACCGGGTGCGCAGACTGCGCGGACTGCTCCTCGGGCTGTCGAACGTCCTGTTCACCATCCCGTCCATCGCCGTCTTCGTGCTCCTCCTGCCGGTCAGCGGGCTCACCCGCACCACCACCGTCACCGGCCTCACGATCTACACCCTGGTCGTGCTCCTGCGGAACACCGTCGAGGGTCTGGACTCCGTGCCCGCCAGGACCAAGGAGGCCGCGAAGGCCATGGGAACCCGGCCGCTGCGCACCCTGCTCACCGTCGAGTTCCCCCTCGCCCTTCCCGTGATCATGGCGGGGGTGCGGATCGCGACGGTGATGGCCATCTCCCTGGTCTCCGTGGCCACGTACATCGGGGACGGCGGGCTCGGGCAGCTCTTCACGGACGGCTTCCAGCGCAACTTCCCCACCCCCGTCATCGTCGGCGTCGTGCTGACCCTGCTCCTCGCACTGGTGGCGGACGCGGTTCTCGTCGCCCTCCAGTACGTCCTGACCCCATGGACCCGCCGGCAGAAGCAGGGGGCCTGA